From a region of the Zingiber officinale cultivar Zhangliang chromosome 10B, Zo_v1.1, whole genome shotgun sequence genome:
- the LOC122030425 gene encoding subtilisin-like protease SBT5.3, with protein sequence MANRSASLLLSLLPFLLLSPLLATPAFAKKSYVVYLGGHSHRPEDPLRLSHDRVVDSHYEFLGSFLGSKEDAQDAIFYSYANYINGFAANLEDEEAAAISKHPAVISVFPNRGHKLHTTRSWEFMGVEKNGMVLPSSIWAKAKFGEDIIIGNLDTGAWPESESFNDQGMGPIPPQWRGICQDGTDKAIHCNRKLIGLRYFNKGYLSAAGTAANPAAESVRDTDGHGTHTLSTAAGRFVPGANLFGFGNGTAKGGAPGARSAAYKVCWPPVNGSECFDADILAAFDAAIHDGVHVLSVSLGSGPTDYFKDGVAIGSFHAVKNGITVVCSGGNSGPAPGSVSNTAPWIITVAASTMDREFPAYVSLSNNNQIKGQSLSPMGLPNNEFYPILSSQKATATNASQDSSKLCLENSLDPEKVKGKIVVCLRGQNARVEKGDVVRRAGGIGLILANDESTGNEIIADAHVLPATHISYADGVALLSNLNSTKSLFGHISTPKTLIGTKPAPIMAAFSSRGPNTVNPEILKPDITAPGVSIIAAYTEATSPTGLSFDDRRVSFNSESGTSMSCPHISGIAGLLKALHPEWSPSAIKSAIMTTARIRDNFKEPMTNSSFLKATPFSYGSGHVQPNRAMDPGLVYDLTPKDYLNFLCALGYNSTQIATFSLEPYVCPSKPCKLEDLNYPSITLPNLSGGGSLTVTRTLKNVGSPGTYSVRVEAPFGVSVVVKPTSLKFEKLNEEKSYRVVFKAKRNKLTGTHVFGRLTWSDERHYVRTPIVVKAVA encoded by the exons ATGGCGAATCGCAGCGCCAGTCTCCTTCTCTCCCTCCTCCCTTTTCTCCTCCTCTCTCCCCTGCTCGCAACTCCGGCTTTCGCCAAAAAG TCGTATGTCGTCTACTTGGGCGGGCACTCCCATCGGCCAGAGGACCCCTTGCGGCTCTCCCACGATCGAGTCGTCGATTCCCACTACGAGTTCCTTGGTTCGTTCCTAGGGAG CAAGGAGGATGCCCAGGATGCGATTTTTTACTCCTACGCCAACTACATCAACGGCTTCGCTGCTAATCTCGAAGATGAAGAAGCAGCTGCGATCTCAA AGCATCCCGCTGTCATATCTGTGTTTCCCAACAGAGGGCACAAGTTGCACACGACTCGGTCGTGGGAATTCATGGGCGTGGAAAAGAACGGCATGGTTCTTCCGAGCTCGATATGGGCGAAGGCCAAATTTGGGGAAGATATCATCATTGGAAACCTCGACACGG GCGCGTGGCCGGAGTCAGAGAGCTTCAACGACCAAGGCATGGGGCCGATCCCTCCTCAGTGGAGAGGAATCTGTCAGGATGGCACTGATAAAGCCATCCACTGCAACAG GAAGCTGATCGGTCTAAGGTATTTCAACAAAGGGTACCTCTCGGCGGCGGGCACCGCCGCGAATCCCGCTGCCGAGTCGGTCCGCGACACAGATGGGCACGGCACGCACACTCTCTCCACGGCAGCCGGCCGATTCGTGCCCGGCGCGAACCTCTTTGGCTTCGGGAACGGAACAGCCAAAGGCGGAGCTCCCGGCGCACGCTCCGCCGCTTACAAAGTCTGCTGGCCGCCAGTAAACGGCAGCGAATGCTTCGATGCTGACATACTCGCGGCCTTCGACGCCGCCATACACGATGGAGTCCACGTGCTCTCCGTCTCCCTCGGCAGCGGGCCCACGGATTACTTCAAGGACGGAGTGGCGATTGGATCATTCCACGCTGTCAAAAACGGTATCACCGTCGTGTGCTCTGGTGGAAACTCGGGGCCTGCGCCAGGATCGGTCTCGAACACCGCACCATGGATCATCACGGTTGCGGCCAGCACCATGGACAGGGAGTTCCCCGCCTATGTTTCTCTCAGCAACAATAATCAAATCAAG GGTCAAAGTCTTTCTCCAATGGGACTTCCGAACAATGAGTTTTACCCTATCCTTAGCTCGCAGAAAGCCACAGCAACAAATGCATCACAGGATTCATC CAAGTTGTGCCTTGAGAACTCTCTAGATCCAGAGAAGGTGAAAGGCAAGATAGTTGTATGCCTACGAGGACAAAATGCGAGAGTAGAGAAGGGGGATGTTGTTCGCCGAGCTGGTGGGATTGGATTGATATTAGCAAATGATGAATCTACTGGAAATGAAATTATTGCAGATGCTCATGTTCTTCCTGCAACCCATATATCATATGCAGATGGTGTAGCTCTATTATCCAATCTCAATTCTACCAA GTCATTGTTTGGTCATATTTCGACCCCTAAGACATTAATTGGCACAAAACCTGCACCAATTATGGCTGCCTTTTCTTCTCGGGGACCAAATACAGTAAACCCTGAGATCCTCAAG CCTGATATCACTGCACCTGGGGTTAGTATCATTGCTGCCTACACTGAAGCCACTAGTCCAACAGGTCTAAGCTTTGATGATCGTCGTGTTTCATTCAACTCCGAGTCTGGAACATCCATGTCTTGCCCCCACATTTCTGGAATTGCTGGCCTACTCAAGGCTCTCCACCCTGAGTGGAGCCCCTCGGCGATTAAATCAGCCATCATGACAACAG CTAGAATTCGAGATAACTTTAAAGAGCCTATGACCAATTCATCCTTCTTGAAGGCTACCCCTTTCAGCTATGGCTCTGGCCATGTCCAACCAAATCGTGCCATGGACCCTGGCCTTGTTTACGACTTAACTCCAAAGGATTACTTGAACTTCTTGTGTGCCCTTGGCTACAACTCCACTCAAATAGCTACATTTAGTCTTGAACCTTATGTGTGCCCATCAAAACCATGTAAGCTGGAAGACCTGAACTATCCTTCAATTACTTTGCCTAATCTCTCAGGTGGTGGCAGCTTGACAGTAACCCGAACATTGAAGAATGTTGGATCACCGGGCACATATAGTGTCCGCGTGGAAGCCCCTTTTGGCGTTTCTGTTGTCGTGAAGCCTACAAGCCTTAAATTTGAGAAACtaaatgaagagaagagttataGAGTTGTTTTCAAGGCTAAAAGAAACAAGTTAACTGGAACGCATGTGTTTGGTCGCTTAACATGGTCAGATGAGAGGCATTATGTTAGAACTCCTATTGTGGTGAAGGCAGTGGCTTAG